Proteins from a genomic interval of Corvus moneduloides isolate bCorMon1 chromosome 6, bCorMon1.pri, whole genome shotgun sequence:
- the LOC116445316 gene encoding acyl-coenzyme A amino acid N-acyltransferase 2-like isoform X3 encodes MRRESGSCSFPGTFPRLCQDLQCQTNNRAELGGCYSPGTSCWIPQSLWDQDVASAGGWNRTLLSQICLFLIKMNRCTMVEVTVTPQSSLADRPVQIRVRGLSPSQLVTLRAWLKDEQGECFQSRAFFRADGAGEVDPGLHAALGGSYSGVWPMGLLWFLQPDTLFRRLVKRDVAGSPFRVRLEVFDGLSLAPDPKEQPLASCEAERWYVGPGVQRVPIREGRVRGALFLPPGPGPFPGVIDLFGGAGGLIEFRAGLLASRGFAVLALAFFAYDDLPRVLAQLDLEYFEEAVELLLQHPKVRGPGLGVVGVSKGAEVALAMAAFLPQVAATVWINGTAFLHGNPLVYKEVRIPPIPYYTERVLFTELGAMDNSAIFADPRDPAYRASAIPVEKIRGKVLFVVGEADRSFNSKLFAELALARMPPESGRILSYPGAGHLIEPPGSPLCSNSSIRGTPRPVAWGGEPQPHARAQEDSWQEILQFLELQLGSVAAMKL; translated from the exons ATGAGGCGGGAATCGGGATCCTGCTCCTTTCCAGGGACTTTTCCTCGGCTCTGCCAGGACCTTCAATGTCAGACAAACAACAGGGCGGAGCTGGGGGGTTGTTATTCCCCAGGAACCAGCTGCTGGATCCCCCAGTCCCTGTGGGATCAGGATGTGGCCAGTGCCGGAGGCTGGAACAGAACTTTGCTTTCCcaaatttgcctttttctcataaaaatgaATAG GTGCACCATGGtggaggtgacagtgacaccgCAGTCCTCGCTGGCCGACCGGCCGGTGCAGATCCGGGTGCGGggactgtccccatcccagcttGTCACCCTCCGGGCATGGCTGAAGGACGAGCAGGGCGAGTGCTTCCAATCCCGCGCCTTTTTCCGTGCCGACGGAGCGGGAGAGGTGGATCCCGGGCTCCATGCCGCCCTGGGGGGCAGCTACTCCGGGGTCTGGCCCATGGGGCTCTTGTGGTTCCTGCAGCCCGACACCCTTTTCCGACGGCTGGTCAAGCGGGATGTGGCCGGCAGCCCCTTCCGCGTCCGGCTGGAGGTGTTTGATGGGCTCTCCCTGGCCCCGGATCCCAAGGAGCAGCCGCTGGCATCCTGCGAGGCCGAGCGCTGGTACGTGGGCCCCGGAGTGCAGCGGGTGCCCATCCGCGAGGGAAGGGTCCGCGGCGCCCTATTCCTGCCTCCTG GTCCAGGCCCCTTCCCAGGGGTCATCGACCTGTTTGGGGGCGCAGGGGGGCTGATCGAGTTCCGGGCGGGGCTCTTGGCCAGCCGGGGCTTTGCCGTGCTGGCCCTCGCCTTCTTCGCCTACGATGACCTGCCCCGGGTCCTGGCCCAGCTGGACTTGGAATACTTTGAGGAAGCGgtggagctgctcctccagcatcCCAAG GTCCGAGGACCCGGCCTGGGCGTGGTGGGCGTCTCCAAAGGCGCAGAGGTGGCCTTGGCCATGGCTGCCTTCCTGCCGCAGGTGGCGGCCACGGTGTGGATCAACGGCACAGCCTTCCTGCACGGAAACCCGCTGGTCTACAAGGAGGTCCGCATCCCTCCCATCCCCTACTACACCGAGCGCGTCCTGTTCACCGAGCTGGGAGCCATGGACAACTCGGCCATCTTCGCCGACCCCCGCGATCCCGCCTACCGCGCCTCGGCCATCCCGGTGGAGAAGATCCGGGGAAAGGTCCTCTTTGTGGTGGGAGAGGCCGACCGCAGCTTCAACAGCAAGCTCTTCGCCGAGCTGGCCCTGGCGCGGATGCCACCGGAGAGCGGCCGGATCCTGTCCTATCCCGGCGCTGGGCACCTGATTGAGCCCCCCGGATCCCCCCTGTGCAGCAACTCCAGCATCCGGGGCACCCCGAGGCCGGTGGCGTGGGGGGGAGAGCCCCAGCCCCATGCCCGGGCCCAGGAGGATTCCTGGCAGGAGATCCTGCAGTTCTTGGAGCTTCAGCTGGGATCGGTTGCTGCCATGAAGTTGTGA
- the ZP1 gene encoding zona pellucida sperm-binding protein 1 isoform X1 produces MGQSCSFLLLLFLLSPWPRATVALLQYRYDCGELRMQLLVFPSHGRTVRFRVLDEFGSRFDVANCSICLHWLNSREDGSVIFSSGYKGCHVLFKENRYILRVQLEELLSSGIPVTSYEVNMTCPKPGGSEMIPNGNQERGRDNGVLISHTGLLHRISESSLTLAESQLSSRDHLEQVHTVGQHQTNPELPGIWHHSSPAHSGFLSQPSGVRPVTQIQGSFIHPGVQPPQPGGQSQPGILRPVLVSQNHPSLVHPGGQTQPGHLRPGFVSHNQPGMLHPGGQNQPGIRLGSVSHNQPGMVHPGGQNQPGIRPGSVSHNQPGMVHPGGQNQPGIRPGSVSHNQPGMVHPGGQNQPGIRPGSVSHNQPGMVHPGGQNQPGIRPGSVSHNQPGMVHPGGQNQPGIRPGSVSHNQPGMVHPGGQNQPGIRPGSVSHNQPGMVHPGGQNQPGIRPGSVSHNQPGMVHPGGQNQPGIRPGFGSHNQPGGQNQPGHLRPGFGSQNQPGGQNQPGQLRPGFVSQNPPRGQNQPGLRPGLVSHIQPGLIPTGAQTPAGFLRPGAQPPNQPGISRPSHHSNSQTGLQGHAGLLHPGHPSPAFVRPGLPSWPGLFSPGLQAQPQLGLGRPGLQPQPGLLHPGIHSQPTLLQSTVLFYPSAGAGMQLTREQCQVPVGRMACVAPQGRDGCLQAGCCYDDMDRATPCYYGNTATVQCLLEGHFVLVVPRGMVAPPYNLDSVRLASSQAGCEPLHVSEAFVMFRFPVTHCGTTVQVIEDRLIYENQLISTIDIQGSPRGSITRDSVYILRARCIYNASDLLPLGVEVAVPPTAAPLAMPGPLGLQLRIATDESYSSYHPVGDFPLVRVLRDPIYVEVRLLQKTDPNLVLVLHHCWASPGSHATSQPQWPILVEGCPFQGDNYRTRLIPVGPASPELPFPSHYQRFVISTFAFVETSGMAVLEGEVYISCSASVCHLAQPEPCRPSCQLGVPSRARRSLGDRSTGDGVGTVTSQGCVIFPNVPKGGGTQQRG; encoded by the exons atgggacagagctgctccttcctcctgctcctcttccttctgtccCCGTGGCCCAGAGCCACCGTGGCACTCCTTCAGTACCGCTACGACTGCGGAGAGTTGAGAATGCAGCTCCTGGTCTTCCCGTCCCACGGCCGCACCGTCCGCTTCAGGGTCCTGG ACGAGTTTGGCTCCCGCTTTGATGTGGCCAACTGCTCCATCTGCCTCCACTGGCTGAATTCCAGGGAGGACGGCTCCGTCATCTTCTCCTCCGGCTACAAGGGCTGCCACGTGCTGTTCAAG GAGAACCGCTACATCCTGCgggtgcagctggaggagctgctgtccAGCGGGATCCCGGTCACCTCCTACGAGGTCAACATGACCTGCCCCAAGCCAGGTGGCTCTGAGATGATCCCAAATGGAAACCAGGAGCGGGGCCGGGACAACGGAGTCCTGATCTCCCACACTGGCCTCCTGCACCGCATTTCCGAGTCCTCCCTTACCCTCGCGGAATCCCAGCTCTCATCCCGAGATCACTTGGAGCAGGTTCACACTGTGGGACAGCACCAGACCAATCCAGAGCTTCCCGGGATCTGGCACCATTCCAGTCCGGCTCACTCGGGGTTTCTGTCCCAGCCTAGTGGGGTTCGTCCCGTCACCCAAATCCAGGGAAGCTTCATCCACCCGGGAgtgcagcccccacagcccggggggcagagccagccagggatCCTTCGCCCAGTGCTTGTATCCCAAAACCATCCCAGTTTGGTGCATCCTGGGGGTCAGACCCAGCCGGGGCACCTGCGTCCAGGCTTTGTATCCCATAACCAGCCTGGGATGCTGCATCCTGGGGGTCAAAACCAACCAGGGATTCGCCTGGGGTCAGTATCCCATAACCAGCCTGGCATGGTGCATCCTGGGGGTCAGAACCAACCAGGGATTCGCCCGGGGTCAGTATCCCATAACCAGCCCGGCATGGTGCATCCTGGGGGTCAGAACCAACCAGGGATTCGCCCGGGGTCAGTATCCCATAACCAGCCTGGCATGGTGCATCCTGGGGGTCAGAACCAACCAGGGATTCGCCCGGGGTCAGTATCCCATAACCAGCCCGGCATGGTGCATCCTGGGGGTCAGAACCAACCAGGGATTCGCCCGGGGTCAGTATCCCATAACCAGCCTGGCATGGTGCATCCTGGGGGTCAGAACCAACCAGGGATTCGCCCGGGGTCAGTATCCCATAACCAGCCCGGCATGGTGCATCCTGGGGGTCAGAACCAACCAGGGATTCGCCCGGGGTCAGTATCCCATAACCAGCCTGGCATGGTGCATCCTGGGGGTCAGAACCAACCAGGGATTCGCCCAGGGTCAGTATCCCATAACCAGCCCGGCATGGTGCATCCTGGGGGTCAAAACCAACCAGGGATTCGTCCAGGGTTTGGATCCCATAACCAGCCTGGGGGTCAAAACCAACCAGGGCACCTTCGTCCAGGGTTTGGATCCCAAAACCAGCCTGGGGGTCAAAACCAACCAGGGCAACTTCGTCCAGGGTTCGTATCCCAAAACCCTCCCAGGGGCCAAAACCAACCAGGACTTCGCCCCGGGCTTGTATcccacatccagcctggcttgaTCCCCACTGGTGCCCAGACTCCAGCAGGATTTCTGCGCCCGGGAGCTCAGCCCCCAAACCAGCCGGGAATTTCTCGTCCCAGTCATCACTCCAACTCCCAAACCGGGCTCCAAGGCCATGCCGGGCTGCTCCATCCCGgccatcccagcccagctttTGTGCGCCCAGGACTGCCGTCCTGGCCGGGTTTGTTCAGCCCTGGactccaggctcagccccagctgggccTGGGAcgcccagggctgcagccacagcctggatTGCTGCATCCTGGGATTCACTCCCAGCCCACCCTGCTGCAGTCCACTGTGCTCTTCTACCCCTCAGCCGGGGCAG gcATGCAGCTGACACGGGAGCAGTGCCAGGTGCCGGTGGGCCGGATGGCGTGTGTGGCTCCACAGGGACGGGATGGATGCCTGCAGGCCGGATGCTGCTATGACGACATGGACCGTGCCACCCCCTGCTATTACGGGAATACCG CCACTGTGCAGTGCCTGCTGGAGGGACACTTCGTCCTGGTGGTCCCGCGGGGAATGGTGGCCCCGCCATACAACCTGGACAGCGTGCGgctggccagcagccaggcgGGGTGTGAGCCCCTCCACGTGTCCGAGGCCTTCGTCATGTTCCGCTTCCCGGTCACCCACTGCGGCACCACCGTCCAG GTGATCGAGGACAGGCTGATCTATGAGAACCAGCTGATCTCCACCATCGACATCCAGGGATCCCCCCGCGGCTCCATCACCCGGGACAGCGTCTACAT tCTCCGAGCTCGGTGCATCTACAACGCCAGTGACCTCCTTCCCTTGGGAGTGGAGGTGGCCGTGCCCCCCACGGCCGCCCCCCTGGCCATGCCAGGCCCGCTGGGGCTCCAGCTGCGGATCGCCACCG ATGAATCCTACAGCTCCTACCACCCTGTGGGCGACTTCCCCCTGGTGAGGGTGCTCCGGGACCCCATTTACGTGGAAGTCCGGCTGCTCCAGAAGACGGATCCCAAtctggtgctggtgctgcaccacTGCTGGGCCTCCCCCGGCTCCCACGCCACATCCCAGCCCCAGTGGCCCATCCTGGTAGAGGG GTGTCCCTTCCAAGGGGACAACTACAGGACGCGGCTGATTCCAGTGGGTCCGGCCTCTCCGGAGCTGCCCTTCCCGAGCCACTACCAGCGCTTTGTCATCTCCACCTTTGCCTTCGTGGAGACCTCCGgcatggctgtgctggagggggAG GTGTACATCTCCTGCAGCGCTTCCGTGTGCCACCTGGCCCAGCCGGAGCCCTGCcggccctcctgccagctgggaGTGCCCTCAC gAGCACGGAGGTCTCTGGGGGACAGGAGCACAGGTGACGGCGTGGGGACAGTCACATCCCAGGGATGCGTCATCTTTCCCAACGTTCCCAAGGGAGGGGGAACTCAGCAGAGAGGCTGA
- the ZP1 gene encoding zona pellucida sperm-binding protein 1 isoform X2 yields the protein MGQSCSFLLLLFLLSPWPRATVALLQYRYDCGELRMQLLVFPSHGRTVRFRVLGMQLTREQCQVPVGRMACVAPQGRDGCLQAGCCYDDMDRATPCYYGNTATVQCLLEGHFVLVVPRGMVAPPYNLDSVRLASSQAGCEPLHVSEAFVMFRFPVTHCGTTVQVIEDRLIYENQLISTIDIQGSPRGSITRDSVYILRARCIYNASDLLPLGVEVAVPPTAAPLAMPGPLGLQLRIATDESYSSYHPVGDFPLVRVLRDPIYVEVRLLQKTDPNLVLVLHHCWASPGSHATSQPQWPILVEGCPFQGDNYRTRLIPVGPASPELPFPSHYQRFVISTFAFVETSGMAVLEGEVYISCSASVCHLAQPEPCRPSCQLGVPSRARRSLGDRSTGDGVGTVTSQGCVIFPNVPKGGGTQQRG from the exons atgggacagagctgctccttcctcctgctcctcttccttctgtccCCGTGGCCCAGAGCCACCGTGGCACTCCTTCAGTACCGCTACGACTGCGGAGAGTTGAGAATGCAGCTCCTGGTCTTCCCGTCCCACGGCCGCACCGTCCGCTTCAGGGTCCTGG gcATGCAGCTGACACGGGAGCAGTGCCAGGTGCCGGTGGGCCGGATGGCGTGTGTGGCTCCACAGGGACGGGATGGATGCCTGCAGGCCGGATGCTGCTATGACGACATGGACCGTGCCACCCCCTGCTATTACGGGAATACCG CCACTGTGCAGTGCCTGCTGGAGGGACACTTCGTCCTGGTGGTCCCGCGGGGAATGGTGGCCCCGCCATACAACCTGGACAGCGTGCGgctggccagcagccaggcgGGGTGTGAGCCCCTCCACGTGTCCGAGGCCTTCGTCATGTTCCGCTTCCCGGTCACCCACTGCGGCACCACCGTCCAG GTGATCGAGGACAGGCTGATCTATGAGAACCAGCTGATCTCCACCATCGACATCCAGGGATCCCCCCGCGGCTCCATCACCCGGGACAGCGTCTACAT tCTCCGAGCTCGGTGCATCTACAACGCCAGTGACCTCCTTCCCTTGGGAGTGGAGGTGGCCGTGCCCCCCACGGCCGCCCCCCTGGCCATGCCAGGCCCGCTGGGGCTCCAGCTGCGGATCGCCACCG ATGAATCCTACAGCTCCTACCACCCTGTGGGCGACTTCCCCCTGGTGAGGGTGCTCCGGGACCCCATTTACGTGGAAGTCCGGCTGCTCCAGAAGACGGATCCCAAtctggtgctggtgctgcaccacTGCTGGGCCTCCCCCGGCTCCCACGCCACATCCCAGCCCCAGTGGCCCATCCTGGTAGAGGG GTGTCCCTTCCAAGGGGACAACTACAGGACGCGGCTGATTCCAGTGGGTCCGGCCTCTCCGGAGCTGCCCTTCCCGAGCCACTACCAGCGCTTTGTCATCTCCACCTTTGCCTTCGTGGAGACCTCCGgcatggctgtgctggagggggAG GTGTACATCTCCTGCAGCGCTTCCGTGTGCCACCTGGCCCAGCCGGAGCCCTGCcggccctcctgccagctgggaGTGCCCTCAC gAGCACGGAGGTCTCTGGGGGACAGGAGCACAGGTGACGGCGTGGGGACAGTCACATCCCAGGGATGCGTCATCTTTCCCAACGTTCCCAAGGGAGGGGGAACTCAGCAGAGAGGCTGA
- the LOC116445316 gene encoding acyl-coenzyme A amino acid N-acyltransferase 2-like isoform X1 codes for MSPGAYHQGRGQGVTHPPVRGNTGNSSPMGLEVGNPHGFLHIPDFSWPVNTPLCIPGEGHGCELGWGDKGGHRVGNGAAGSSGKPWNGNALELHPGVTICGGVGPPMSRFRGCRREGGDRQEFRGAADAGWARGHEAGGLCPRHSQVNDFQGILEPLPVQSPRPKLFPAGCTMVEVTVTPQSSLADRPVQIRVRGLSPSQLVTLRAWLKDEQGECFQSRAFFRADGAGEVDPGLHAALGGSYSGVWPMGLLWFLQPDTLFRRLVKRDVAGSPFRVRLEVFDGLSLAPDPKEQPLASCEAERWYVGPGVQRVPIREGRVRGALFLPPGPGPFPGVIDLFGGAGGLIEFRAGLLASRGFAVLALAFFAYDDLPRVLAQLDLEYFEEAVELLLQHPKVRGPGLGVVGVSKGAEVALAMAAFLPQVAATVWINGTAFLHGNPLVYKEVRIPPIPYYTERVLFTELGAMDNSAIFADPRDPAYRASAIPVEKIRGKVLFVVGEADRSFNSKLFAELALARMPPESGRILSYPGAGHLIEPPGSPLCSNSSIRGTPRPVAWGGEPQPHARAQEDSWQEILQFLELQLGSVAAMKL; via the exons ATGAGCCCTGGAGCCTATCACCAAGGAAGGGGACAGGGTGTCACACACCCTCCTGTGAGAGGAAacactgggaattccagcccaaTGGGGCTGGAAGTGGGAAATCCACATGGATTTCTTCACATTCCTGATTTTTCTTGGCCCGTGAACACCCCTCTCTGCATTCCTGGGGAGGGACATGGCTgtgagctgggatggggggacaAAGGGGGGCACcgggtgggaaatggggctgcaggaagcagtGGGAAGCCTTGGAATGGGAATGCCCTGGAGCTTCATCCTGGGGTGACAATTTGTGGGGGGGTTGGCCCACCCATGTCCAGGTTCAGGGGGTGCCGCAGGGAAGGCGGGGACAGGCAGGAATTTCGGGGTGCGGCCGATGCCGGCTGGGCACGGGGTCATGAGGCAGGAGGGCTCTGCCCTCGCCATTCCCAGGTTAATGATTTCCAAGGAATCCTTGAGCCTctccctgtgcagagcccaCGGCCCAAGCTGTTCCCAGCAGG GTGCACCATGGtggaggtgacagtgacaccgCAGTCCTCGCTGGCCGACCGGCCGGTGCAGATCCGGGTGCGGggactgtccccatcccagcttGTCACCCTCCGGGCATGGCTGAAGGACGAGCAGGGCGAGTGCTTCCAATCCCGCGCCTTTTTCCGTGCCGACGGAGCGGGAGAGGTGGATCCCGGGCTCCATGCCGCCCTGGGGGGCAGCTACTCCGGGGTCTGGCCCATGGGGCTCTTGTGGTTCCTGCAGCCCGACACCCTTTTCCGACGGCTGGTCAAGCGGGATGTGGCCGGCAGCCCCTTCCGCGTCCGGCTGGAGGTGTTTGATGGGCTCTCCCTGGCCCCGGATCCCAAGGAGCAGCCGCTGGCATCCTGCGAGGCCGAGCGCTGGTACGTGGGCCCCGGAGTGCAGCGGGTGCCCATCCGCGAGGGAAGGGTCCGCGGCGCCCTATTCCTGCCTCCTG GTCCAGGCCCCTTCCCAGGGGTCATCGACCTGTTTGGGGGCGCAGGGGGGCTGATCGAGTTCCGGGCGGGGCTCTTGGCCAGCCGGGGCTTTGCCGTGCTGGCCCTCGCCTTCTTCGCCTACGATGACCTGCCCCGGGTCCTGGCCCAGCTGGACTTGGAATACTTTGAGGAAGCGgtggagctgctcctccagcatcCCAAG GTCCGAGGACCCGGCCTGGGCGTGGTGGGCGTCTCCAAAGGCGCAGAGGTGGCCTTGGCCATGGCTGCCTTCCTGCCGCAGGTGGCGGCCACGGTGTGGATCAACGGCACAGCCTTCCTGCACGGAAACCCGCTGGTCTACAAGGAGGTCCGCATCCCTCCCATCCCCTACTACACCGAGCGCGTCCTGTTCACCGAGCTGGGAGCCATGGACAACTCGGCCATCTTCGCCGACCCCCGCGATCCCGCCTACCGCGCCTCGGCCATCCCGGTGGAGAAGATCCGGGGAAAGGTCCTCTTTGTGGTGGGAGAGGCCGACCGCAGCTTCAACAGCAAGCTCTTCGCCGAGCTGGCCCTGGCGCGGATGCCACCGGAGAGCGGCCGGATCCTGTCCTATCCCGGCGCTGGGCACCTGATTGAGCCCCCCGGATCCCCCCTGTGCAGCAACTCCAGCATCCGGGGCACCCCGAGGCCGGTGGCGTGGGGGGGAGAGCCCCAGCCCCATGCCCGGGCCCAGGAGGATTCCTGGCAGGAGATCCTGCAGTTCTTGGAGCTTCAGCTGGGATCGGTTGCTGCCATGAAGTTGTGA
- the LOC116445316 gene encoding acyl-coenzyme A amino acid N-acyltransferase 2-like isoform X2: MISKESLSLSLCRAHGPSCSQQGKRRGSSGLRGPISWWDGCGRTVCLLPGRDWGQHSRSQPAVPARRGGSGVHLGFWGLDPHPRSGPGEEDIGRRGGGRWVLGMRGLGNTWKRGVPAAGCTMVEVTVTPQSSLADRPVQIRVRGLSPSQLVTLRAWLKDEQGECFQSRAFFRADGAGEVDPGLHAALGGSYSGVWPMGLLWFLQPDTLFRRLVKRDVAGSPFRVRLEVFDGLSLAPDPKEQPLASCEAERWYVGPGVQRVPIREGRVRGALFLPPGPGPFPGVIDLFGGAGGLIEFRAGLLASRGFAVLALAFFAYDDLPRVLAQLDLEYFEEAVELLLQHPKVRGPGLGVVGVSKGAEVALAMAAFLPQVAATVWINGTAFLHGNPLVYKEVRIPPIPYYTERVLFTELGAMDNSAIFADPRDPAYRASAIPVEKIRGKVLFVVGEADRSFNSKLFAELALARMPPESGRILSYPGAGHLIEPPGSPLCSNSSIRGTPRPVAWGGEPQPHARAQEDSWQEILQFLELQLGSVAAMKL; the protein is encoded by the exons ATGATTTCCAAGGAATCCTTGAGCCTctccctgtgcagagcccaCGGCCCAAGCTGTTCCCAGCAGGGTAAGAGAAGGGGAAGCTCGGGGCTTCGGGGGCCGATTTCCTGGTGGGATGGATGTGGGAGAACCGTGTGTCTCCTCCCAGGGCGGGATTGGGGCCAACATTCCCGTTCCCAGCCTGCCGTGCCTGCACGGAGAGGAGGGAGCGGGGTGCActtgggattttggggcttggatccacacccccgctccggccccgggGAGGAGGATATCGGGAGACGGGGCGGAGGACGGTGGGTGCTGGGAATGCGGGGGCTGGGAAACACATGGAAAAGGGGTGTCCCGGCTGCCGG GTGCACCATGGtggaggtgacagtgacaccgCAGTCCTCGCTGGCCGACCGGCCGGTGCAGATCCGGGTGCGGggactgtccccatcccagcttGTCACCCTCCGGGCATGGCTGAAGGACGAGCAGGGCGAGTGCTTCCAATCCCGCGCCTTTTTCCGTGCCGACGGAGCGGGAGAGGTGGATCCCGGGCTCCATGCCGCCCTGGGGGGCAGCTACTCCGGGGTCTGGCCCATGGGGCTCTTGTGGTTCCTGCAGCCCGACACCCTTTTCCGACGGCTGGTCAAGCGGGATGTGGCCGGCAGCCCCTTCCGCGTCCGGCTGGAGGTGTTTGATGGGCTCTCCCTGGCCCCGGATCCCAAGGAGCAGCCGCTGGCATCCTGCGAGGCCGAGCGCTGGTACGTGGGCCCCGGAGTGCAGCGGGTGCCCATCCGCGAGGGAAGGGTCCGCGGCGCCCTATTCCTGCCTCCTG GTCCAGGCCCCTTCCCAGGGGTCATCGACCTGTTTGGGGGCGCAGGGGGGCTGATCGAGTTCCGGGCGGGGCTCTTGGCCAGCCGGGGCTTTGCCGTGCTGGCCCTCGCCTTCTTCGCCTACGATGACCTGCCCCGGGTCCTGGCCCAGCTGGACTTGGAATACTTTGAGGAAGCGgtggagctgctcctccagcatcCCAAG GTCCGAGGACCCGGCCTGGGCGTGGTGGGCGTCTCCAAAGGCGCAGAGGTGGCCTTGGCCATGGCTGCCTTCCTGCCGCAGGTGGCGGCCACGGTGTGGATCAACGGCACAGCCTTCCTGCACGGAAACCCGCTGGTCTACAAGGAGGTCCGCATCCCTCCCATCCCCTACTACACCGAGCGCGTCCTGTTCACCGAGCTGGGAGCCATGGACAACTCGGCCATCTTCGCCGACCCCCGCGATCCCGCCTACCGCGCCTCGGCCATCCCGGTGGAGAAGATCCGGGGAAAGGTCCTCTTTGTGGTGGGAGAGGCCGACCGCAGCTTCAACAGCAAGCTCTTCGCCGAGCTGGCCCTGGCGCGGATGCCACCGGAGAGCGGCCGGATCCTGTCCTATCCCGGCGCTGGGCACCTGATTGAGCCCCCCGGATCCCCCCTGTGCAGCAACTCCAGCATCCGGGGCACCCCGAGGCCGGTGGCGTGGGGGGGAGAGCCCCAGCCCCATGCCCGGGCCCAGGAGGATTCCTGGCAGGAGATCCTGCAGTTCTTGGAGCTTCAGCTGGGATCGGTTGCTGCCATGAAGTTGTGA